One region of Mangifera indica cultivar Alphonso chromosome 3, CATAS_Mindica_2.1, whole genome shotgun sequence genomic DNA includes:
- the LOC123211112 gene encoding legumin B-like, which translates to MGYSSLLSLSLGLLLLFNCSFAHIEQVVNSQQQQRYQTQCQIQNLNALEPQRRIESEAGVTEIWDQNEEQLQCANVAVFRHTIQSRGLLVPSYNNAPELIYVVQGRGIHGALFPGCPETFQEESESRRWSGEQHQKVRHIREGDVIAWPAGVAHWIYNNGQSKLVLVALADVGNSENQLDRYFRKFVLGGSPQQEIQGASQSQSRRGRSQQGPKGNGVLSGFAEELLAQAFNIDTRLAKRLQQEEKRQRGIIIRAREDLPVLTPQSQEQEREYEEERERTRRNGVEETFCTMSLKHNINDPSRTDIYNPRGGRVTSINELNLPILRYLQLSAERGVLYRNAILAPHWNMNAHSVVYITRGSAKIQIVSENGDSVFDEEIREGQLVVVPQNYAVVKKANSERFEWVAFKTNERAQISQLAGSASVIRGLPLDVIKNLFDISREDAQRLKENRAEITIFAPESRSQRESQREREREREREREERQRQ; encoded by the exons ATGGGTTACTCTTCTTTGCTCTCTTTAAGTCTTGGCCTTCTTCTTCTATTTAATTGCAGTTTTGCTCATATAGAACAGGTCGTAAATTCACAGCAGCAGCAACGCTACCAGACTCAATGTCAAATCCAGAACCTGAATGCTCTTGAGCCCCAGAGAAGGATTGAATCTGAGGCTGGTGTGACGGAGATCTGGGACCAGAATGAGGAACAACTACAATGTGCTAACGTTGCTGTGTTCCGTCACACTATTCAGAGCAGAGGCCTCTTGGTCCCTTCATATAACAACGCTCCTGAGCTTATCTACGTTGTCCAAG GAAGGGGCATTCATGGAGCTCTATTCCCGGGCTGCCCTGAGACATTCCAAGAAGAGTCAGAGTCACGGAGATGGTCAGGAGAACAACATCAAAAGGTCAGGCATATCCGGGAAGGTGATGTCATTGCATGGCCAGCAGGAGTTGCTCACTGGATTTATAACAATGGCCAGTCCAAGCTTGTTTTGGTTGCACTTGCAGACGTTGGCAATTCTGAAAACCAGCTCGATCGGTACTTTAGG AAATTTGTCCTGGGTGGAAGCCCTCAACAAGAAATTCAAGGTGCTAGTCAGAGCCAGAGCCGGAGAGGAAGAAGCCAGCAGGGACCGAAAGGCAACGGTGTGTTGAGCGGCTTCGCCGAGGAGCTACTGGCACAAGCTTTCAACATTGACACTCGGCTAGCCAAAAGACTGCAGCAGGAAGAGAAGAGGCAGAGGGGCATTATTATCCGAGCTCGAGAGGACCTTCCGGTACTAACACCACAGAGTCAAGAACAAGAACGAGAATACGAAGAAGAAAGAGAGCGAACACGTAGAAATGGAGTAGAAGAAACCTTCTGCACAATGTCACTGAAGCACAACATCAATGACCCATCACGCACTGACATCTATAACCCACGTGGTGGACGCGTCACAAGCATCAACGAGTTGAACCTTCCCATCCTCAGATACCTCCAACTCAGTGCTGAGAGAGGAGTACTTTACAGA AATGCTATCCTGGCACCTCACTGGAACATGAATGCCCACAGCGTGGTTTACATCACAAGGGGCAGTGCCAAGATTCAAATCGTCTCAGAGAATGGAGACTCAGTATTCGATGAGGAAATTCGTGAGGGTCAGCTGGTGGTGGTTCCACAGAACTACGCAGTGGTGAAGAAAGCCAACAGCGAGAGATTCGAGTGGGTAGCATTCAAGACCAATGAACGGGCCCAGATAAGTCAGCTGGCTGGAAGTGCTTCAGTGATTAGAGGGTTGCCATTGGATGTTATAAAGAACTTATTTGATATCTCCAGAGAAGATGCGCAAAGATTGAAGGAGAACAGGGCTGAGATTACAATTTTCGCCCCAGAATCAAGGTCACAGCGAGAGAGCCaaagagagagggagagggagagggagagggagcgAGAGGAGAGGCAGAGACAGTGA